A segment of the Bacteriovorax sp. PP10 genome:
GACGAGCATTCGGGAAGTATAAAGCGTGGATAACGTCTTTAGATGTAATTTGGAAAACAACTTTTTTGTTCGATGGAAGGCGAAGATCGTTTAAAGTTACAACGTCATCTTCAGTGTTGAATACGCCGTCTTTACCAGCGTAACGGAAGTTCCATGCCCACTGTTGTCCTAGTACTTCAACTTTAATGATATCATCTGAATCTTTCGGGTAATTTAAAAATACGTTTACGAAGTCACGGTTTGAAATAGTTGTAATTTGCATATCAACCATGATGAAAACCAGAGCACCGATACCAGCAACGATAGCGATATGTTTTCTGCTTGTTCCGTGAGTGTAGAAAGGTTTAGGGTGTTTTTTCTTAGAGTATAAGTATGAGAATCCGAAAATTCCTAAACATACGAAGAAGAAGAAAAATAGAATTAACCATGTCGTTAACATGAATAGACTGTCGATCAAATGACCATTCGTTGAAATATCAAGCGGTGGTTTCATTGCTTCCCAGAAACCAACATTGGTTGCAGCATCTGCAGAAGTTACGAAGTGTTTCATAAATAAGTTCAAAAGAAGATTCATATCAGCAATCCTGTCATGGAATATAAAGTTGCGTTATTATTGTCTATTTATCGTTAATCATAATCAAAAATTCTAGTTTCATCTACTTAAAAAATATCAGGGCAATCAGAAGCAGCGGAAGGTAAAACAGGGAGCCCAGGAAGTAATTTCTTGCCCACTGCCTTTCAGCGTCCTTGTCCTTTTTAAAAAATCCGAAGGCCGAGTAAATTAAGAACGCTCCACTTAAAATGAAGGCCGCTCTGGTATAAATAAAACTAGCTTGTGAAAAGTAAGTCGGAAGAAGCGAAGTCACAAATAAAAAGCCAGTGAAAACGAAAATACCGATCTTTGTAATGAAGAATCCCCTCTTTAAATTAGGGTAAACCTTTATATTTGCATTTCCATAGTCATCTGCGTGGTAAAGAGAGATCGCTAAGAAGTGTGGAAGTTGCCATACGAAAAGAATCAAAAATAAAGTCACGGCCATAATATCTACTTGACCCGTCACAGCAGTCCAACCCATAACTGGTGGAAGTGCGCCCGGAACTGCGCCGATGTAAACAGCTAGCTCACTTTTTTGCTTCATCGGAGTGTAGGCATAAAGATAGAATGCCGCGGCAATTAATGCCAGGATCCCCGTCACCATGTTTACAAAAATACACAAGGCCGGGATTGAAAATAAAATTAATAGTGATCCAAAGATCAGGGCCGTTCTTGGTCTCATTCTTTGAGAAGGAAGTGGACGGTCTTTTGTACGGTTCATCTTTTTATCGACTTCGCGTTCAATGTAGCAGTTAAGTGCAGCGGCACCGATAACAACCATAGTGATGAGAACGAAAGCGAAAAATGCTTTGAAGAAATTGATTTTATCCGGAGCGATTAACGTCCCCACCATTGCTGTAACCATAACTAACAAAGACAACTTTGGTTTTGTTAGATCAACTACATCGGATAGAAATGAGTGAGGGTTACCTAAAAAAAAAGAATCCTCTACATCTTTCATCATCAGATTTAATTTCCATAAAGAAATTAAAGACAGAGCTGCTCCAGCTAAGTGAAGTGTTGTTGGAAGAACACTCATGTTTAACCAGATTGTCATGATTCCGAAAACCACCTGAGCAGAAACACAGATGAATGGAAGAATACTTGCAGCTCGCAAAATCTTGTCACCTTTAAAGAAGTGATAAGTTTTAACTGAGAAGAATGAAACGATCATGAAAACAAAAACACCGTAGTATCTGTGGATCATGTGTAACTGTGACGGGTGCATTGAAGGCCAGAACTTATAGCCCCAGTTCGTAACGTCCATACACAAGAAAGCACTATTAGGTCCTAGTCCACAAGCAGCTCCTGCTCCAGCGTGTCTCATGAAAGCACCCAGAAGGATTTGCGAGTATAGAAGAGCTAGTGAAAATAAAATTCCGTGGCGGACAATTGGTTTCCAATTTTTTTGGATATTGTCTTTTACCTTTTGTGATAACTCACGAGCAGGCTTCGCAATCTTGCTTGCCATGTGGTGGATGTACACGATGAAAGAAAAGTAAATTAGGGATAAACCTAAGTGAGAAGTTGAAACGATTGTTGGAAGTTTGTAGATAACAGTGATTCCACCAAGAGCTCCCTGAGCAATAACTAAAAATAGAGCTAAAGCTGAAGCTTTGAATAAGTGTAAGTGTGCATCTGATTTCTTTCTCTCTTGAAAAGAAAAGAAAACCATTCCTATCGTCAGAAGTCCTACGAAGCTCGCAAGCAAACGGTGACCGTGCTCGATAAGAATCGCGCCTTCCATATTTGGAAATACTTGGTCATAACATAATGGCCAGTCTGGACAAGCAAGACTTGATTGAGTGTTGTGAACAACTGCCCCCCACATAATCAAAGCGAATGTGAAGAAGATGTTCAGAAGTGAAAGATTTTTAAGACGCATATCTTTACTCTATTTTAAGCTGTAATCGGTGCCCCATTTTATACTAAATCTTTCTTGCAAAGTCATACAGATATTGAGGATAATTCACTCTGAAAGTAGTGGAGTTTTATAGGGGAATAATCACATGCATAAAAATAAAGGTCCGGTCTATTATGGTGATTATCTTCAGCTGCCTAAATTGCTCGATTCACAGCTGCCGCTAAGTCGTAAATATGCCGATGAAACTAACGGTGAATGTCATGATGAAATGCTTTTTATTGTTGTTCATCAGGTCTATGAACTTTGGTTTAAACAAATTCTCCACGATCTGGATGCGATTCTCTCGGTATTCAATAAAACTTACATTCCTGAAGTAGAACTCTCGTCGATTATTCAGAAGCTTGAGCGTATCAAAAAGATCCAGGGATTATTGATCGGCCAGTTCGATGTGCTTGAGACAATGACTCCGATGGATTTTCTTGAGTTCAGGGATCTCTTAATTCCGGCCTCGGGATTTCAGAGTGTGCAGTTTAGAGAGATCGAAATCAAACTTGGTCTACATACTAATGACCGCATGGATGTTGACCGTGAATTTTTCATGGGAAGACTTTCTGAAAAGGACCGTGCTCATTTAACTGAAGTTGAGTCCTCGCCTACTATTTTAAAATGTCTTGAAGGGTGGCTTGAAAGGCTTCCTTATACAAATACTTCTGGATTTAACTTTTGGGATGAATACCAGAAATCAATCAATGCTATCTTAAAAGATGATCAGGATATTATTGAAGCTAACAGTGCTCACTTAACTGAAAGAGCAAAAATGATTCAGCTTGAGAACTTGAAGATGACTCGCGGGACATTTGAGAGTTTATTTCAAACTGAGTCTCATGATGAGTTAATAAAAAACAATCAGAGAAAGCTTTCACAGAAAGCAATTTTGAATGCCTTGTTTATTTTACTTTATAGACATGAATCAATGCTGACGTTGCCGTTTCATTTAATTACATCTCTAATGGATATCGATGAGAACTTTACGACTTGGCGTTACCGTCATGCTCTACTTGCTCAAAGAATGCTGGGGACAAAAATTGGAACTGGTGGATCTTCAGGGCATCAGTACCTAAAGCGAGCAGCGGATAATAATCGCGTGTTCTTAGATCTATTTAATCTTTCGACTTTCTTAATTCCCAATTCAAGACTTCCGAAAATTCCTTTGGAAGTTAAAAAGAAGTTGAGTTTCAATGTATAAAAAATATTATTCACACTTTTTAACAGCTAATCCACATATCCAGCATTATGCCAGTCATAGTCATCACTTTTGGCCGGATGTCACTCGCGATGCGGGGCTTAGGTACTGGGATGATTCGGCGAAATTTGTGGATGATAAATGGAATCACATCTTTGGCGAGCGGGTTCCTGCGGTTCAGAAGTTGATTGCTGAAATTTTAAAATTATCTCATCCTGAGCAGATTGTTTTTGCTCCCAATACCCATGAGCTGGTGTATCGCCTGCTTAGTTGTTTTGATCCGAGAAAAAAGATTTCTATTTTAACAACTGACTCTGAATTTTATAGTTTTGATCGTCAGGTGAATCGCCTTGAAGAAGATAAAATTGTGGAGACTGAAAAAATTTCCACTCAGCCGTTTGATGACTTTGAAGCAAGGTTCATTACAAAGATTACTGAGAACCATTACGACATGATTTTTTTAAGCCATGTCTTTTTTAACTCGGGAATGGCGGTTAAGAATCTTAAGAAGATTGTTGAGAGTGTAAAAGAAACGAATACCATGATTGTTATTGATGGTTATCACGGGTTCATGGCCCTTCCGACTGACCTGTCTGAAATTGAAAATAGAATTTTCTACATTGGTGGATCTTATAAATATGCTCAAGGTGGAGAAGGATGTTGTTTTCTTTACTCTCCTCCCAATTCTAGTGAGCGCCCTCTTTATACAGGATGGTTTGCAGGATTTGATTCACTCGCAACTGACGGTGGAAACACTGGTTACTCAAGAGATGGATATAGATTTGCCGGATCGACGATGGATTTTTCTGCTTTATATAGATTAGAGGCCGTGCTTAATCTTTTTAAATCGGAAGGATTAACTGTGGAGAAAATGCACGCTCATATTCAAAAGCTTCAAAAGAATTTCCGCGAGCATCTTTTAGAAATCGATCATCATTTTTTAACTGAGAAAAATATTCTTAGTGTGGATTACAATCATCACGGGCATTTTTTAACATTTGCCATGCCTAGTATTGAGCACACAAAATCTCTGCATGATGAATTAAGAGAGATTAATATCTGGACGGATTATCGTGGAAGCAGACTTCGTTTTGGTTTTGGGATTTATCAAAATGACTGTATTGATCTAAGAGCTTTAATTAAAACTTTTTAAAATAACAAAAATTAAAACACCTGTGACTGAAACATATAACCAAATTGGGAAAGTCACGCGTGCAAATTTTCTATGGCGTGGGAAATTTTTCACAGCGGCCAGGTATAATGTCGTTAAAATTAACGGGACCTGAACGATTGAAAGAAGAATGTGCGTAATGAGAATCAGGAAATAAATTGGGCGAATAATTCCGACACCCATGAATTTCGTGTCACCTTGAAAATGGTGATAAGTTACATATGAAACTAAGAAACATGCTGAAGTGAAAGTCGCAGCAAGCATCGCTTTTATGTGAAGATCTTTGTGGTTTTTCTTGATGAAAACGTAACCAGTTACCAGTAGGGTTGCAGTTAGTGCATTTAAAATTGCATTAAGGGCCGGAAGGTTTCCTACCCATCCACCAGCGTTAACTGATGCTCCCGTTTTAAAATAAATTAACCAAAATAGAAAACCAATAACAGCGGCGCTTAAAAGTCCGATGATGCTGAAAACTGTTTTTTCTGAGTTCATAATTTAGATTTTTGGAAGATCGTTATTATTAACGTTCTTGAATTTCATGAAAGTTTTGAAGAGATAGAACATTGGGTAGTAGATCAAAAGAATGAAAACGCCCACTACATAAAGATAATATTTATCACTTGGATCTGAACCAGAACACATTGGGCAGGCAAAAGCTTGCCCCGATGTGATTAATAGTAATGTGAAACCAAGTGATAATTTTTTCATAAATTTTCTACAGTAGGTAAACGAACGTGAAAACCAGAATCCAAACAAGGTCGACAAAGTGCCAGAAAAGACCTGCGATTTCTAGTTGGTTATAGTCACCGTTATCAAAGTCACCGCGGTAAGCGTGAACAAGCATAACTATAAGATAAATTACACCAGATAGAACGTGAAGACCGTGGAATCCAGTAATAGCAAAAAATGTAGATGAGAAAAGTGCATCACCGTGAGCGTATGAATTAAAACTCATACCCATTGCGTGATTAAGGTGATGATATTCATACATCTGAATACTAAGGAAAGCGATCCCACCAAAAATAGTGAAAGCTAACCAACCAAGCATTCCTTTTCTATATCTTTGTTTACATGCATCGATTGCAAGAACCATCGATACAGATGAACAAATTAAAAGGAAAGTCATGAAACCTGAAAGCTCTACTCCACCAAGTGCTACTGATGGATTTGGCCAGGCACGCGACCATCTTAAAACTGCATAAGCAATTAAATATCCCGCAAACGACATACCGTCAGTTGCAAGGAATAACCACATTCCGATTTTTCCCGGGCTAGCTCTTTTAAACTGCGGGTCTACCGGGTATTCATGATAAGGCTTTGGCCCGTCGTGTGTATGTGCATGTGATGACATATTCGCCCCTTATTTTCCTAATTCGATTACGTATTTAGTTAAACCGTTAATTTGCTTTTCAGCATCTCCACCAAAGTATCCAGTTTCGATTGGCTCTTTACCATCGTCACCGAAGAAGCTTGGCATTGTCGTTCCTGGCATAATCAATTGTGGATTTTTGATCCATTTTGCAATCCAAGTTGGACGAAGTCTCTTGTTCGCTTTTCTTAAATCAGGAGCAAGAGGTGTTTCACCGTTGAAGCCTTGAGTGTGACACTGAACACAGTTAAGTGCTGTGAAAAGTTTCAGCGTTTCTTCTCTTTCACCCGGTAACCATTGTACTGCTTCAGATGTTTCTGTAAACGTTGGCTGATGAGCACCTTGTTGGAAACCGTTAACGATTCTGTTTTTCTCTTCAGTTGAAAGGTTGAATGATGGCATTCTCACTTTTAACCATGGTCTGATTGGTTGTACGTCACTTAAGAAGTGGTAGAACCAGTCAGTTTGAATTCTGTGACCTTCGTTTACAAGTCTTGGTGGACCTTGGTTGATATCGTCAGTGTACATGTTCAGAATGTTTCCACGCTGACCATCGATCTGGTGACATCCCACACATCCGTACTTATTAACAACCTTCATACCGTCGGCCATCATTGTTTCATTAGCGTTCAGTCTCTTCACACCAGCAAGTGGTAATGGATCTGAAACTTGTCCAAGAAGAGCGATTGTAATTTTCTTCGCTTCTGCTTCACTCATGTAGAAGTTTGGCATTTTTTGTAGATCGCGGAATACTTTATCGATTCCGATATCCCAGCGTCTTGGGTTTTGTAAGTGAGCCGTGATCCATGCATCTCTCGTGTGACCTACATCATGTTGGATACCGTAACCGAATTGAGTAATTGGCTTCGATCCTTCTTTTGTAAGTTCTGGTCCGATAGGAGCATAACCATCAAATCCTTCAATATTGTGGCAAGAGTAACATCCGTATTTACCAATTGATCTCTTACCAAGATCAAGTGTTCTTTCACGGTCAGTCATCTTAGCAACTTTAGCTTTTGAGTTTTCAACTGTATCGAAAGCTGAAAGGTAGTCTGCTAAAAGTTCATCACGAGCAGCTAAATCAAACGGAGCGAACTTCAGACCTTCGAAAGCTTTATTTCTAAGAGTCATTAAGTAAGCAGTAATATCGTTTGCTTCACCGTCAGTTAAACGAAGTGAAGGCATGATCGTATCTTCTTGGTAGTGCCATGGTTTTTTGATCCATGACTTAATCCAGTCAGGAGAAACTTTTGAACCTAATCCTGATAACCATGGACCTGCGTATGCTTTTACCGCTTTCGATTGATCTTCAAGACCATCGATACCGTGACATCCCATACATCCAATAGATGAAACTAGTTCTTTACCGTGATCAGCATTACCGTTTCCAGCGTACTTTTCATTTGGCTCATATCCTTTAGATTTGTCCCAAATGTATTCGGCCATCGCGTTTACTTCAGCTACGTTGTAACGAACGAATTCTGGTTTCGAGTTATTTGATTGTCTAAAGAACGCTGGCATTTTTGTATGTTTATTGAAAGCTTTCGGCTCCCATACCCATGACTTAAACCATTCTTTATCAACTTTTCCAGCAATCTTTAAAAGTGATGGACCAGTTTTTCTCTTATGTTCCCAACCATCAATCTTGTGACAAGCATTACATCCGTACTTCTCGATTGCCATACGGCCTTCGTTAACTACAGTTCCGCCTGGGATAAGTTCTACACCTTGGTGACACTTAACACAGCTTGCTTCTGTCTGAGACTTTGGAAGCATTGGGCTTGGAATATGGTGAGGAGCTTTCCAGTTGTATTTAGCAACCCATTGAGCTTCTTGTTTATCATCGTTCGGCATGTGAGCAACAGTTGTGAAATCGTTTGATCTCGCCCCTTCTCCACCGTGACATGCAGTACATCCAATTTGTTTCATCGGGTGTTTTGATTCAAGACCAACCATTTCGTCTAAACGAGGGTGAGTCCTGAATGGGTTTTCTTCTTTTTCGAAACCAGGTTGATCGATAAAAGTGTGACATGTAATACAACGGTCAACTTTTGGAACCTGTCTGAAATATCTATCGTCAGTAACATTGTTAACAACGATTTGCTTAATTCTGATTGTTGGGTCCATGAAGTCTAAGAAAGGCATGTTTCTTAAAGCGAAAACTGGATTGATATCCGTTGTTTTCTTAGCTGCTTCAAGAAGATCAAAAGTATTTTTGATATCTTTGATGTCTTTTTCAGTATCTGTTACTTCTTTTTTAAGACCATCAAGTCTTGCATGGATTTCTTTTTCGTGAGCTTGGTAAGCTTTTAGATCATCTTTACCTTTTACGAAATCAGCTTTTAGTTCAGCTAAGCTTGTATAAAGTTTACCAGCAACTTTATCTTCTTTATGCATTTCAGCTGTTTCAAAATTAAAGTTTTTCGCACCAACTTTACCGTTTAAAATACCGTTAACGATAGTTTGTTGCTTAATTTTAGTTACAACTTTATCTAACTCTTTTTGAGTTTTTTTGATTTCTTCGTTTCTGCTTTTTACAATCTCTTCACCTTTAGCAAGGCGATCGTTTAACTCAGCAAGCTTCTTAGCGTCGATGTTCTTAGCAGCTTCTTTGATCTGAGTTTCTAAGTGGCGTCTTTTAATCTTAAGCGCCTCAACTTGGTACCCTTTCCAAGGTCTCATGTAGTCATCTAAGAAAACCCAAACAGTTGTTACGAAAAATATGAAGGACAAGATCGCCATGATCTTGTGGAGTTTTGGCATGCTATATGCCATTCCAGGTTCCTTATTATTCTCACTCATCTCAATAATCCTTAAAAATATAAAATCTTAAATTAGTTAATTTTTCAGAGCGGTGCTCTTATAAGTTTAATTCCCACTCTGGTAGAGCAACGATGTACTTC
Coding sequences within it:
- a CDS encoding cytochrome c oxidase subunit II; this translates as MNLLLNLFMKHFVTSADAATNVGFWEAMKPPLDISTNGHLIDSLFMLTTWLILFFFFFVCLGIFGFSYLYSKKKHPKPFYTHGTSRKHIAIVAGIGALVFIMVDMQITTISNRDFVNVFLNYPKDSDDIIKVEVLGQQWAWNFRYAGKDGVFNTEDDVVTLNDLRLPSNKKVVFQITSKDVIHALYFPNARLKVDAMPGRISRMWYELTTPGLYDIACAEMCGTYHYRMQAKLTVYDQTEYDAWMAEMQERTLHVTEQDKADLFWGWKWVSDTK
- the cyoE gene encoding heme o synthase — encoded protein: MRLKNLSLLNIFFTFALIMWGAVVHNTQSSLACPDWPLCYDQVFPNMEGAILIEHGHRLLASFVGLLTIGMVFFSFQERKKSDAHLHLFKASALALFLVIAQGALGGITVIYKLPTIVSTSHLGLSLIYFSFIVYIHHMASKIAKPARELSQKVKDNIQKNWKPIVRHGILFSLALLYSQILLGAFMRHAGAGAACGLGPNSAFLCMDVTNWGYKFWPSMHPSQLHMIHRYYGVFVFMIVSFFSVKTYHFFKGDKILRAASILPFICVSAQVVFGIMTIWLNMSVLPTTLHLAGAALSLISLWKLNLMMKDVEDSFFLGNPHSFLSDVVDLTKPKLSLLVMVTAMVGTLIAPDKINFFKAFFAFVLITMVVIGAAALNCYIEREVDKKMNRTKDRPLPSQRMRPRTALIFGSLLILFSIPALCIFVNMVTGILALIAAAFYLYAYTPMKQKSELAVYIGAVPGALPPVMGWTAVTGQVDIMAVTLFLILFVWQLPHFLAISLYHADDYGNANIKVYPNLKRGFFITKIGIFVFTGFLFVTSLLPTYFSQASFIYTRAAFILSGAFLIYSAFGFFKKDKDAERQWARNYFLGSLFYLPLLLIALIFFK
- a CDS encoding tryptophan 2,3-dioxygenase family protein: MHKNKGPVYYGDYLQLPKLLDSQLPLSRKYADETNGECHDEMLFIVVHQVYELWFKQILHDLDAILSVFNKTYIPEVELSSIIQKLERIKKIQGLLIGQFDVLETMTPMDFLEFRDLLIPASGFQSVQFREIEIKLGLHTNDRMDVDREFFMGRLSEKDRAHLTEVESSPTILKCLEGWLERLPYTNTSGFNFWDEYQKSINAILKDDQDIIEANSAHLTERAKMIQLENLKMTRGTFESLFQTESHDELIKNNQRKLSQKAILNALFILLYRHESMLTLPFHLITSLMDIDENFTTWRYRHALLAQRMLGTKIGTGGSSGHQYLKRAADNNRVFLDLFNLSTFLIPNSRLPKIPLEVKKKLSFNV
- a CDS encoding aminotransferase class V-fold PLP-dependent enzyme; protein product: MYKKYYSHFLTANPHIQHYASHSHHFWPDVTRDAGLRYWDDSAKFVDDKWNHIFGERVPAVQKLIAEILKLSHPEQIVFAPNTHELVYRLLSCFDPRKKISILTTDSEFYSFDRQVNRLEEDKIVETEKISTQPFDDFEARFITKITENHYDMIFLSHVFFNSGMAVKNLKKIVESVKETNTMIVIDGYHGFMALPTDLSEIENRIFYIGGSYKYAQGGEGCCFLYSPPNSSERPLYTGWFAGFDSLATDGGNTGYSRDGYRFAGSTMDFSALYRLEAVLNLFKSEGLTVEKMHAHIQKLQKNFREHLLEIDHHFLTEKNILSVDYNHHGHFLTFAMPSIEHTKSLHDELREINIWTDYRGSRLRFGFGIYQNDCIDLRALIKTF
- a CDS encoding DUF420 domain-containing protein is translated as MNSEKTVFSIIGLLSAAVIGFLFWLIYFKTGASVNAGGWVGNLPALNAILNALTATLLVTGYVFIKKNHKDLHIKAMLAATFTSACFLVSYVTYHHFQGDTKFMGVGIIRPIYFLILITHILLSIVQVPLILTTLYLAAVKNFPRHRKFARVTFPIWLYVSVTGVLIFVILKSFN
- a CDS encoding cytochrome c oxidase subunit 3, which encodes MSSHAHTHDGPKPYHEYPVDPQFKRASPGKIGMWLFLATDGMSFAGYLIAYAVLRWSRAWPNPSVALGGVELSGFMTFLLICSSVSMVLAIDACKQRYRKGMLGWLAFTIFGGIAFLSIQMYEYHHLNHAMGMSFNSYAHGDALFSSTFFAITGFHGLHVLSGVIYLIVMLVHAYRGDFDNGDYNQLEIAGLFWHFVDLVWILVFTFVYLL
- a CDS encoding c-type cytochrome, which encodes MAYSMPKLHKIMAILSFIFFVTTVWVFLDDYMRPWKGYQVEALKIKRRHLETQIKEAAKNIDAKKLAELNDRLAKGEEIVKSRNEEIKKTQKELDKVVTKIKQQTIVNGILNGKVGAKNFNFETAEMHKEDKVAGKLYTSLAELKADFVKGKDDLKAYQAHEKEIHARLDGLKKEVTDTEKDIKDIKNTFDLLEAAKKTTDINPVFALRNMPFLDFMDPTIRIKQIVVNNVTDDRYFRQVPKVDRCITCHTFIDQPGFEKEENPFRTHPRLDEMVGLESKHPMKQIGCTACHGGEGARSNDFTTVAHMPNDDKQEAQWVAKYNWKAPHHIPSPMLPKSQTEASCVKCHQGVELIPGGTVVNEGRMAIEKYGCNACHKIDGWEHKRKTGPSLLKIAGKVDKEWFKSWVWEPKAFNKHTKMPAFFRQSNNSKPEFVRYNVAEVNAMAEYIWDKSKGYEPNEKYAGNGNADHGKELVSSIGCMGCHGIDGLEDQSKAVKAYAGPWLSGLGSKVSPDWIKSWIKKPWHYQEDTIMPSLRLTDGEANDITAYLMTLRNKAFEGLKFAPFDLAARDELLADYLSAFDTVENSKAKVAKMTDRERTLDLGKRSIGKYGCYSCHNIEGFDGYAPIGPELTKEGSKPITQFGYGIQHDVGHTRDAWITAHLQNPRRWDIGIDKVFRDLQKMPNFYMSEAEAKKITIALLGQVSDPLPLAGVKRLNANETMMADGMKVVNKYGCVGCHQIDGQRGNILNMYTDDINQGPPRLVNEGHRIQTDWFYHFLSDVQPIRPWLKVRMPSFNLSTEEKNRIVNGFQQGAHQPTFTETSEAVQWLPGEREETLKLFTALNCVQCHTQGFNGETPLAPDLRKANKRLRPTWIAKWIKNPQLIMPGTTMPSFFGDDGKEPIETGYFGGDAEKQINGLTKYVIELGK